The stretch of DNA ACATTCAGACACGCACAtaaataatagaaatttaattaattctatctttgaacaataaaacaaaaatttaacggagaaaaaatattcataactagaatagttaagagctgatgaagtgagagggtacAAACAAAAGTAGTGCCATGGCGTAcgtgattccagcccttctggttatccgaaatcgaacagattctgaatcagtaaatatgccgctatcgtatgaacctcggacaagccaaagacatatttttttgacaaaaagatggccgttttaaaaacaaaatgcggtttaaaacgatttttcttacgttttccgttttttttaaatagtaaaattttcatagagattcatgcgatagagtGATGCctacagattgtatccatagaaattcgacatgaatcggttctgtagaacttgagatatcgtgtacgccagtttgaaaaactagttttgagaaaaatgcgtttgaagttcattgttatgcccgtgccaggttagataccgcatcactaaaatggctctaactcggtaaataataggattttcgataagtcctttctaaagtatattcttgaatgcctaaactacagaaatatgaaggaaaagatctgatttctttcaaatttctagactagaatactgcatTAAAAGGAGAAGTAGATAGGCCTAGAGATAGAAATAAATGTAACCATAATGATTATTAGTAAAATGGTTGTTCATCAATTAAAGTTATTActaaattatcaaaattaaatGTTTGGAAATTCATTAATGGAACTCGCCCTTAAAGGGAGTCTCAACCGGGCAATCGACCTTGGCGGGCAGTCTccttcgggagtggcgcttaagctacGCGCTTTTAGAGGATCGGCCAGCCCACGGCTACATGTCACGAAATTTTGTATTACCATTTGAGGTTCGACAAAAAACGTCCTATCTGTTACAGCTAGGGTCGTTGAGTGGGTTGGCGGTGTTCTGCACAATGTTTATCGTCAGCTGGTTGATCTCCTCCAGTAATCTCTTGGGATAATAAGCCGAGGTTATATCCCAGCGGCTTGGATATTCCCTTCTCGCTGTTCGCCACAGAAAGACCTTCTTCGGGAACTTGGTGTGGGAGATATATTTGACTTTATCGCTTACCTTCGTGGCGAAGGTCGTAAAGTACCCGGACCTCGTGGTAATCCTTGCCGTTCAGCGTCAAGTAGGTCTCTTAATTCGTTATGATCAAGTCTACGCGCTTCGCCGGAAAGATGGTTTTCATCTTCAGTCATTTCTCCCATCGCGTGCCCCGTCGGTTATAATAAATTCATTATATCCTTTAACAATTGTTGGAATAAATCATGTTTTTGGTTAGTTGGAAATAGATTGCTCTCATGAAAgcgtgaattaaaattttgttgtGGTCTTGTCATTTCGATTTgttttacatgtttttttttttaaatcggtgAAACATACCGATTTAAAAACCTACGAGATATTCGAGGAAGAAATgctcaataataatttttttgcaagCTCGCTTCGATATTGAACGCTATATCTCCAATCAAAACCTCGAAAATAGAATTCTATGGTAGCACAACCAAACGCTATTGGATTCACTTGTATGACGATTTTTGTCACAACATTTGGAGCAGACCACGCTCAAACTAAAATCCATTGTACTTGCCACCCActtatgaaaaaagaaaatattaacaCAAGAGATTCAATCAAATTTAGGAtcaatcaaaattatttttaaacacaGTAATGTTTGAAAATGCATAAAATCGCCTTCATGATTCCACTCCATGGTAAAGTTTGTCGGAAAAATGCACGTTTTTTCTCCATACTGTTTAATTTTTGAAACCATTTCtcataaaaatacatttttattatataaatagaaaacaTCTATCTAAATCTAGAGCTTCGTTAAACGATGAACAAAAATCCTAATCATCTTATTGGTAACTAATAACATACTGTGAATCACATAAAGAACACTGTATCAACTATATGTATAACATAATCTAAATAACACGAACAACGAAAAAGGTACTAACAAAATAAACCAAAAAGCACAATTCACAGTCTCATGATTATCCAGATCTAGCAAATTACGTTGATTGTACGCAATCACTTAGTGGCTGATACAATTGGTCTCGTTTCTATTAAAACATAGAGAGTTTCAAATTGTTATTTCCGCATCCAAATACTTAATATCCTGGATAGTTGAAGTTCTGTGATGAAGGTTTAAACTCATTGAACTTATGATTGTATGGAATGTCGATTTCAGCACTGTTGATTTCATCTTCCGCTGGGTAAAGGTTTTGGGTCTTAAGAACCTTATTTGGGATATCAATGGTGCCGGCGCGATTGCTAATGGAAGCGTGAGCAGCAGCCTCCGCAGCATTATTTTGTGCTTCCTGTGCCGACACGGCTGCCTTATGAGCAGCTTCCGAAGTGGCTTCGAAGTCGACGCGAGCCGAATTCAGTTGTTCCTCAATGGCTTCCACTCGGGATTTAGCAGCGCCGACCATCTGAGTCTGCGAGGCAAGTTCTGCCGCGGCTTCGCTGGCGGCTTGTTGGGCATGTTCGGAAGCGACCTGTCGAGAAATTTGGTGTGGGATAGAGAAATatgtatgatttttatttagCATTATACCTGCTAAATAAAAATGCGTCAATTCAAAAACACATATTAGGAACAATTGATAACTTAAATAGGGCAACTCTAATTCTTTAAGGAACTCAGTTTAGGACGCTTTTTTAAGTACtcatatattttatttagtCTTAATTCAATAAAGGATTAGTGTTTAATGTTTTGAATAATTAATTAGGATTTACCTGAGCGTTGTTTAATGCTGCCGTCAGCACTTGCACGTGATTCAAGGCCTGTTGAGCAGCATGCTGTGCCGCTTTGGCTGAACGTTTGGCCTGTTGCAATTGCTGAATCTCTGCATCCAGTGCCTGATGAGCTTCAAGACTTTGTTGTTCCAGCCCTTGCAGTAAAACTTGTTTCCCGTGCAGAGCTGCTTGTGCTGTTGCGGCTGCTTGGGCTGCTGCCTGCGCGAGCGTATTTTGAGCGACATACGCAGCCTGTTTAGCAGCCGCATGCTGATTCGCTACAGCAGACCCTGCCTGATCCGCCGATCCTTGCGCAATCGAACGAAGACCACTTCCGGCGCTGTAGCCAGACTTGGGATTGAAGGGAGCTGTGAATGTTTGTGTGTCTCCTCCGTCATATTCAAAATCTTTACGTTTTTCCGCCTTAGTACGGGCCTCGATTGCACCTGCAGGAAAAGAATTGAACAATTAAGCGATTCCACTCGAAAGCAAAGACATAAAACCAACAACACGTTACTCACAAATGCAAACAAGGAAACCAACTGCAACAGCAACTTTCATCTTCATGTTTTGTGATTTACTTTTACTCTTGTGCCACAAGTTGCAACCGGAATATATATTAATAAACACTCGTTTTATGCTGTCTGTCTgttgatgaaaaataacgtAATGAAGTTACATAACATGCGACGAAATCGTATAAATACACTCAATCGAATAGAAGCGAATTTTAAGTACAATTGCTAACAATTCACTTAAtagtttttaaacttttttcttaGCGCGGACAGTCTGCCGCTCAACTACTGATCGATAAATTTTCGCTTATACCTTACCTTGAGCTTACAACATTCACATTGATATCCCATGGAAATAGGAGTACCAAGTACTCGTTAGTCAATGCCTAGATAAATAGTTCTTCGTCTGAGTTTATCACCTCATGAAATCATATAAATATGACCTGATCTGATAAACCAAACAAGGGAATGAATTTCATGGAGGAAGCCATATATTCTTGGAGGGAGATGCAAAGTCCTAGGGCGACCAccacttattccctgagtgataGAACGAACTGACCGTTCATAAATAGTAAACTAGAGTGcaccacaatagatcaaactaattgTCGCAGTGGTTCAGGGCTCCTATAGAAGAAGAGAAAGATGGTTTCGATGACCTATCTACGTAAGGTTCAGATGTTTCTCTCGAGTACTATTATAATTTTCCCTTATTCTTTTTCAAGAATCCTTGTGTGAAAAATTCGTATTCTTGAAGAACTTCGGTAGTTTCCAAAGTCAAACTTTCTATTGACATTCATCATGTTCCTTCACTTCTAGTGTTTATTCTTCCTAAATGAACTCATTTGGAATCTCCGATTCCAACGACATAGTTTATTATCCTATC from Toxorhynchites rutilus septentrionalis strain SRP chromosome 3, ASM2978413v1, whole genome shotgun sequence encodes:
- the LOC129777960 gene encoding uncharacterized protein LOC129777960 isoform X2; this translates as MKMKVAVAVGFLVCICAIEARTKAEKRKDFEYDGGDTQTFTAPFNPKSGYSAGSGLRSIAQGSADQAGSAVANQHAAAKQAAYVAQNTLAQAAAQAAATAQAALHGKQVLLQGLEQQSLEAHQALDAEIQQLQQAKRSAKAAQHAAQQALNHVQVLTAALNNAQVASEHAQQAASEAAAELASQTQMVGAAKSRVEAIEEQLNSARVDFEATSEAAHKAAVSAQEAQNNAAEAAAHASISNRAGTIDIPNKVLKTQNLYPAEDEINSAEIDIPYNHKFNEFKPSSQNFNYPGY
- the LOC129777960 gene encoding uncharacterized protein LOC129777960 isoform X1, producing the protein MKNHTVLLTDSIKRVFINIYSGCNLWHKSKSKSQNMKMKVAVAVGFLVCICAIEARTKAEKRKDFEYDGGDTQTFTAPFNPKSGYSAGSGLRSIAQGSADQAGSAVANQHAAAKQAAYVAQNTLAQAAAQAAATAQAALHGKQVLLQGLEQQSLEAHQALDAEIQQLQQAKRSAKAAQHAAQQALNHVQVLTAALNNAQVASEHAQQAASEAAAELASQTQMVGAAKSRVEAIEEQLNSARVDFEATSEAAHKAAVSAQEAQNNAAEAAAHASISNRAGTIDIPNKVLKTQNLYPAEDEINSAEIDIPYNHKFNEFKPSSQNFNYPGY